GGAGGGACGTGACGCACCTCTTAATCAAGCCCACTAGGGCGTCTTCAAGCCCCCCCTCCACCCTCTTCACCCATCCTCTCCACTACGAGGACCGGGCCCTCCTTACCTACTACCCTAACCCTCTCTCCTGAGGCCACCCTCTCCTTCGACACGGCCTCCCAGTACTCACCATCGCACATGACAAAGCCCTTCTTAGAGGGGCCCAGCTCATCGAGGGCTACTGCCACCCTCCCTACTGGGCTAGCTAGGTCTAAGCGGGGCCTAAGCCTCTTGGCCTTCACTACCTTGTAGAGGATGAAGCCGAAGAGGCCTATGAGCGGGGCGGCGACTACGTAAGTGGCTAGGGTCAGCCTACTTAGCCACTCAGGGTGAATACTCCACCTCTCAGGACTAGCGGAAAACGGGGAGAGTAGGAGGCCGATGGCCAAGATGGCTATGCCTGACGTACCCACGAGGCCGAAGCCGGGGGTTAAAAGCTCAGCTGCTAGCAGGACAGCCCCCACGATCAGTAGGAGCATGGAGACTACGTTGACGTCCATCCCCAGCCCTAGTAGGCCAAGTATAGTTAACAGGGCGCCTACTATTGCTGAGGCTGGCTGAGCGTAGGCTAAGCCGAGGGCGAAGGACAATAGGCCCACTGTGAATAGAACTGAGGCTAGCTCGGGGCTACTCAGTATGGATACTATCTTAGAGCGGAGGCCACCCTCAAACCACTCTACTTCAGCGTCCTCAGTGCTAATTACGTATACCGAGCCCCCTAAGCTAACTGAGCGGCCGTGGAGCTCCCTAAGCAGCGAGCCCAGGTCTTCAGCGACTAGGTCGATGACCCCTGCCTCTAAGGCCTCCCAGCAGCCTAGGTTTAGGTTCTCAGTGACAAATAGCCTGGCAGCTGTGGCATTACGCCCCCGAGCCGTGGCGACCTGCTCCATGTACTTGGCCACGGCGTTAACCACCTTGACGTCCGCGGGCTCAGCCCCAGTCAGTGGGCTATAGGCCAC
This genomic window from Candidatus Nezhaarchaeota archaeon contains:
- a CDS encoding nodulation protein NfeD; amino-acid sequence: MTRSVLVLVLCVVTALTACLLGSACASGGGRVVAVKLEGLITQGTHEELSQALSYASSLNSPLVVVVNTPGGSLEATKAIVESLLNSKVPVIAYVYPKGATAWSAGSLILLASNIAAMTPGTVIGSAQPVAYSPLTGAEPADVKVVNAVAKYMEQVATARGRNATAARLFVTENLNLGCWEALEAGVIDLVAEDLGSLLRELHGRSVSLGGSVYVISTEDAEVEWFEGGLRSKIVSILSSPELASVLFTVGLLSFALGLAYAQPASAIVGALLTILGLLGLGMDVNVVSMLLLIVGAVLLAAELLTPGFGLVGTSGIAILAIGLLLSPFSASPERWSIHPEWLSRLTLATYVVAAPLIGLFGFILYKVVKAKRLRPRLDLASPVGRVAVALDELGPSKKGFVMCDGEYWEAVSKERVASGERVRVVGKEGPVLVVERMGEEGGGGA